The DNA region tctgtacaaacaatagtacgcaagtataaacaccatgggcccacgcagctgtcataccgctcaggaaggagacgcgttctgtctggacaatgaccacaagcatacttccaaagttgtggcaaaatggcttaaggacaacaaagtcaaggtattattaaggtattggagtggccatcacaaagccctgacctcaatcctatagaaaatgtgtgggcagaactgaaaaagcgtgtgcgagcaaggaggcctacaaacctgactcaataacaccagctctgtcaggaggaatgggccaaaattcacccaacttattgtgggaagcttgtggaaggctacccgaaacgtttgacccaagttaaacaatttaaaaggcaatgctaccaaatactaattgagtgtatgtaaacttctgacccactgggaatgtgatgaaagaaataaaagctgaaataaatcattgtctctactattattctgacaatacacattcttaaaataaagtggtgatcctaactgacttaagacagggaatttttactaggattaaatgtcaggaattgttataaactgagtgtaaatgtatttggataaggtgtatgtaaacttccgacttcaactgtatgtgcacaCTGAGCAGCTGAAAACAGAGGCCCTTGGTCTGCCCCTAGAGTCCTTCGTACTGCGCCTctcccagaaccacactgggcATGCCCCTGCCTTTATACTCACCCCACATACCACTACCAGGTAAGAATTttgttataaattcctttgtccccTCACACCTTATTCACAAAATGACTCCATGTGTATATATTTACAGGTCAGACAAAGAGGCCTGGATGAAAGCTCTGTCCTCACAAAGTCAATGGGAACACAGAAGATCCTGTGACACGTGTCTGATGTATTATGATCTAATGTTTTTCTGGAAGAGCAGCAGTGTTTTAGTTGCCAGTCAGTGTTACTGCATTggaaaaataatgtttacagttTTACTGACACGTTTCAGCTTGTGATATTGCACAAGGTGATGCAGCACAGTTTCAATTGATGTTCAGTCTGTTCCACTGTATTGGTTTTCCTTTTGGTTATTTTGATGGACCACACACCACAGCACTTGTTTGCACATTGATGACTTGGCCACATCACAGTTACCCAGCTCACAATTGAGTTTAGGAAATAGCGGTTTTGAATTTGTACGTACATTTTATGCATGATAAATAGTGTCTTTTTTTAAAATCATGTTGACCTTTTTCTGCTGAAATCGCTCATATATTTCTGTAGTTATATTTTGAGACTTTATTCCTGCCCTCAGTTCAATATAAATTAAGTCTATCATATTCATTCAGACAGAACTCGTTTTCTACAAAAACATGTTGTTCAAAGAACCAAAAAACTCAGATGCAGTTTCTGTTTCTCCACAGTCCTATGTGAGAAGGTAATCCAGGACAGCTCTGTTGAGTGTCCCACAGCAGTGGTGTCTCAACCTATTGATTTCCTACATGTACCACAGTAGCAGCCTCTGACTGTGTGGAGACTGGGAGGATGGTAGACCTGGCAGCCACACAGTCCTGGTGCCACAGGTGCTCTGCCAGGCAGTTCAGTAGGGGAGCTACCTCACCCAGGTTACTGACGTTGCTGACGTCACCCCCCATACGGAACACAGGCAACCCCCAGACCTCCTGGAAccgagacacctctctctccgtcACGTCTGTGTGCATGAACAGGTCAAATCTGAGGATCGCTGTCAAGAACAAAGAATTCTGGGTAGTGGATATTAATCGGTCACAAACGGTCAACTACACCCCCACAGGGAACGATGTAAGGATACTTGGTGCCAACAACCAATTTCACAACTCTGTCGCAAGGTTCAGACCCTCTGGCGATCTGATTGGACAGATCATCGAAGGAGGCTCGGTCagtaaaggagaagaggaagaggatggcATCCACCTGTTCCTTACAGGACTGAGACGCACATGAAAAGGGAAAGGGAATTTAATCATTTTTGTTAATATGAATCACCAAAACATTGTGCAGCTTTTAATGCTATTATTCTTTTTTCCTGTGCTAAGTGAAGCTTGTGATATTTCAAGCATACCGGAAGCAAGTGGTCAAATCGGCGTAAGGCGTTCTCTCCACAATCCCATAGCTGCAAGCGGAAAAACAGAACACGACCGCTCTCCCTCAACTTCACGGGCCAATACACCACTGTGGTCTCAATACCTACAAGAACAGGTGTGTTACTTGAGAAATGTGCTGTAACACATGTTAATTTAACCCATAATATGCAGGCATTATGCCAAATGTTCACAGCTGCACTAGGCCTACCTGTATTATGCCAAATGTTCACAGCTGCACTAGGCCTACCTGTAGTTTCATAGTGCATGTTAGGAATATTCAATCCAGCTAGACGTGCAGCAAGAGCAGTCTTCCCCACCCCACTCTTTCCTGTTATGAAAATCTTATAGTGAACAGTGTCCACAGCCACATTTGGGGGCATCACTGGAGCCTCCAGAAGACctggaaaaatatatatttatatttttttgtattcaaATGTAAAGTTAATGAATCAATATAAGGCTAACTGTGTACAGTATGATTTATGTATGATATACAAGTAGGGCAATTTAGCAGATACTAAGTCAAGAAACATACCAAAGTTTCTACGTCTTTTCTT from Coregonus clupeaformis isolate EN_2021a chromosome 12, ASM2061545v1, whole genome shotgun sequence includes:
- the cplane2 gene encoding ciliogenesis and planar polarity effector 2; this encodes MAQVLDSGSVVVADWHRSADSKEFFSRILHKKRRRNFGLLEAPVMPPNVAVDTVHYKIFITGKSGVGKTALAARLAGLNIPNMHYETTGIETTVVYWPVKLRESGRVLFFRLQLWDCGENALRRFDHLLPSCKEQVDAILFLFSFTDRASFDDLSNQIARGSEPCDRVVKLVVGTKFDLFMHTDVTEREVSRFQEVWGLPVFRMGGDVSNVSNLGEVAPLLNCLAEHLWHQDCVAARSTILPVSTQSEAATVVHVGNQ